TTTGCCCGCCCGACGTAAATCGGAGAGCCATCGGAATCGTGACCGGCTAAGATGGCACTCGGAGGAATCGGAGTGTGGTTTGAGCAGAACTGCCAGGAAGCTAACGGGAGAAAGAATACCGTGATCGGATTCAGCGTGATTGCAATAAAGTATCGCGAGGCTTAACTTACAGtgtggcttttttgtttccatcttttaagtaaataaattgcAGTGGACGACGCTGATGAATGACCGCAGCTTTACTCCAACCTTCCAAAGCTCTTCTTTCGGAGCGATCTAGACACGAATGTTAACTTTGTAGCAGATGTTAAATGTTAATATAGAACCTATGATAAAGAAGGGGTATGGCCGATAAGGTGATAAAGAAGGGGTAGCACGGAGCTCACATTTGCAACGATGCCACATTCTGGTATAAATAGGGGAAATGATAAGATGGTGCATCATTCCAGGCGTAAGAGAGCTTTGAATCCCACAGTCGAACACAATTGGCAACGTCCCGTGTTTATCATAGTGAAAATAGTGTTTATGATAGTGAATTGACAAAACGTTTCCGATATTCAAACTCCTAACAATCTTGTCGGTGCGACGTTTGATGTGGGAATGAATGAAACGGAgattttttaaaaatgtttctgAATAATTCCAAtagaataaaattaacaattaaCAATTAAAAGAATCTGTTGAGGAACAATTTCAAGTTTGACCGattttgaattgtttgttCGTAATGCATAACCAACGATTTAAATTACTCTTAGTTCCGTTAGAACCTTCAATTGCGTTTATTTACGGTAGAGTGTTGTTTAATAGTTGACTACACAGTGAAATTGCGAGATGCTTGCGAAGAACTGTTCAAAGGCGTTATCAAACACTCTCCATGTTATCTTTCGCTGTGGTCAAACACTTTCTTTAGGTCTTCATAATCACCCGTAGTACGCAGGAACGTTTTGTGAACCACAAAGCTCTTCTCGAGAAGGTGTACAAAGCTCGTTATTTATGATGATTTTCTAGAAACACAAAATAGTGCGAGACAGATAGTGAAGAGCAAATTAAGAGCCATGCGTCTTATTGTTTGCAAGCTCTCAGAACTTCTAGGAAAGGAAGAGTTCTAAACCTTGCGCAATAATTCCTGTTTGAAATCGGATGTTGACATTGAAAGAAAGATAAGATTTGCCACTTGCTactttttgctattttttgaGAACAGCGCAGCAAAGATATAGCAAGTCAAGGGCACTACTTTTGAGACGTTCAACTtcgaattgaattaaaattcagAATATTATTATATTGAACTCGGTACGAtatttttattggaaaagCTATTTACGTTTTTGTTAAGTGTTTGAATACGTATCTGGGAAATGAAATCTCTGTAAATGCAAGGCACGGATGCCCGTTTTCTCATCTGACTAGCTAGCCAGATGAATGGAGATTTCAATGCCACAACTCCGTAGAACTCCTTGGCAGGGCAGTTTCTTCTAAAAactaccgacgacgacagcactGTTAATTCTCTACCAGGACTTCATAGTCCCTGATCGAGATTTCCCTGCCCCCGTACGAAATGTAAAGCGTCCTGTGTCTCTGGAAAATTTTGCCTGGTGCTAGGCTTCCCCTATAATTTGCACGACCTATGTACAGTGGCTCTCCGTTCCAGGTACGGCCACCCAAAATGGCGTTTCGTGGTACTTCGCCAAACCCAGACCGTACCCAGGACACGTTGCCGTTGACCAGCACATCGAATGCCGATTTCCTATACTCCCGGCCGCCATAGCTTACGTAGGCCATATGCCTGTTCGCTGCCACCTTCCCTGGTAGTTGATCACCTTCGTGGATCGCCCGTCCTACGTAAAGCGGAGAGCCATCCGAATCGTGGCCAGCTATGATGGCCTTTTGAGGGATTGGAGCGTTGGGCGGGCAGAACTCCCATGTGGTCAGCAGGAGCAAACAGAGCGCTAAAAGGATTTAGGGTAGTTTAGTGTAAAATGCCGTTGGAAGGTTACACAGTGTTGCTTACCTTTATCCATTCAGACTTATCATATGGTTGTGATGCGCGATGATAGTAAATAATCACAACTTTTAAATCAGAATACAAGAGCCTTTCTGTCCAAGCGATCCAGGCAGAACTGTTCCCTCGCAGCAGATGCTGTAAGCTTATATAGAGCACTGAGTGCCGGGTCACCTCGAAGCAAgtgataaaaaagggaaatttgCACCAATATATATTCTGGTATAAAAAGGGGAAATGATAAGATGGTGCATCATTACAGGCGTAAAACTTGTATGATTCCCATACCCACACTCAAAGAAGCGACACTCCGCAGTGACGAACCAAGCATGAAAAACCTCACTTTTGGTTTCTCTATATGATCAATATGATCTGCAGCAAATTTAGACGAAGCAGTGGCTGAAATATTCTGAACGTCGAGTGTTGGCAACTTGAAGGCAACGTGGAAAGAAGGACACTGTTTGCTtttactgtggggctacatgaggtgttccgtaatgattttgacattaacgattaatgccaaagtgtttacgcctcggccaaaacatatacgttttgacagcgccgcagcagtttggcattaatcattaatgtcaaaatcattccgttacgcttgatgtagccccgcagttacagtttgttttgttaaagtGCAGACTCCGCGAGATGCAAAATTAGCTTGAATTTAATATGCTAATTTAATAAGGTTCTTTTAGCAAATTTCTCCCTTTGATTTTTTATAATGTAATATGTCACGAGATCATTGCGTcacgatcgccacgatcgcgTCCGAAGCGAGCACGCGGTCGTTCGGCTCCACGTGGTTACTCGGCTTTGGCAGGGAGAGGGTGATCTTCGCTGAGTTCAAGTTCAACGTTCAACGTTTCTCTCGCGGAGATTAACGCGCGGATCGCACGCAACATTTCACGCAAGCCAACACCGTCGCGACCGCGACAGAAAAGGAAGATTGATTTACAATTAAATTGTAATTTGTTATagcaaaaatatgatttaaaaaaattccaaatatgattgattgttttgttgtgatcATTCGCTTTCcaatacattttttaattttttttttcaaatattttatttaaagaaTTGATAGTAATAGTTGCGGCAATTTGTTAGAAATGCTTTAGAGTATCTAACTCTATCAATTCTGCTTTTTTGTTAACATAATCAATTGCATAGCATCAATTATCAATCATAATCAGCACATCAATCAAGCTGTTAGTTGATTGCGTGGAGTTGTTAAAGTTAATTCATGACTGAAAAAAACCAACGGGGAACCCAGACAATCATAAGATCCAACTAACTcccaaaagaaaatggaataattcattcaatttcaacACGTTGTTGTAATGCGAGTCGCGAGTCACAAGTTTTAACGATATCCTACTGTGTTCCAAATCAAAATCATCGAACTGTTTCGGAACATTTACACCTCACAGGCGCGATTGAAAGTCATTGCAATTCACGTTTCATGTCGATAACTTTTGGCAAAAGAAACCTAACAAGCTGCTCGTGCTGGCCAGTTTTTTAATAGCACCGACAGTGTGGGAAGTAATTGGATCATCGTTAGCAGACTGCTCGCTGATAAAACATCAATTTGATAATCTTATCTTATCGTATAGATTCACAACAATGAACGATTGCGACAATTTACTGCACTATTCCATGAACAGTTGAAATAAAGTTACATCATATTCCATTTTGTCATCATGAGCATATCATTAGGAAATCGAAACCCCTTAAAAGTTTAGGCCGTACGGGGAAAGACGAAATTTGTTAACCATTCAATAGTTTCCATCGCCTAACTTTCTGCGCTAAATGTAtcgtttattattgttataatTTAGCCTTCGAACAGTGTAAAACGCACCACTTTTCTCACTTTTCTACGAGAATTTCGTAATTTTTCATATTGAGTTCCGAACCGCCGTACGGAATATAGAGCGCCTGATGACTTGGGTGAACTTTTCCCGGTGTTAGGCTACCGTTGTGATGGGCCCGACCTATGTATAGCGGTTCTCCAGTAGCGGTACGTCCCCCGAGGACAGCATTCGGTGGTACTTGGCCAAATCCCGACGGCTGCCAGGAAACGTTGCCACCGCATAGCACCTCGAACAACGATTTCTCATGCTCTTTGCCACCGTAGCAAACATAGGCGATATGTCGGTTTGCTACAATTTTTCCTGGCAGCTGACCACCCTCGTGGATCGCCCGGCCAACGAAAAGCGGTGAGCCATCCGTATCATGGCCAGCTGAAACGGCATTCCGAGGGAGCGGGACGTTGGGCTGGCAATGTTGCCAGGATGCTACGCAGAAGATCGAAGATTAAGTATGGTTACAACAAAAATCGTTCTAAAAACCATTACCGCGCTGTCTGTGCATTTTTTGCTGATGATTATATGCAGTTGGACGATGAACTTAGGTTTGTCACAACTCGCTGCTTTTGGTCCTTCTTCCCGGGCGGTCCAAATGGAACTGCCGACCTTGTGCGGACGAGGGCATTACGTGTTCATTATTACGATTTTTGATATGGATGTTGTCATCGTACAGTATGGTTATGGTTTTGCCCTGCCCAAACCGATACCGATAGCCACAAATTTGTGCTGTTACATCAATCGTTTTGGGTCCGCTGGTCTGGTCGCTGCTATGTCTGGCATTATAAAACCTATACTAgcttattttatgatttgtcattctttgttttattgcttttctaGGAAAGATCAATGAGCTGTGCTTTAGCTGTGTTATCAAATTCTATCAATGCGTCTGGATAAGAGACTTTGGCAATCATTTGTTACTTTCTCGAACCGGCTGTTTACTACCTCGAAACGTTGCGATACTGTCtcaaataattttccaatgcTGGTTCGTGAAACTTGAAAATTATTATACTAGACAACAACGGACAGTAAAAGTTGCTGTTAGTAAATAGTTACTGCCAACGGCTAATGCATAACTTAACTCAATTTCATCGATTAATCGGTGTTCGTACGTAAAAAGTCAATTCGAACTTTGACcacatattttacaaaaatggAAGTTGAAGAATGAAGAGTGCGAAGGTAGGTCTCCAGATGTGTTCAAGGAATAAACATAGCTAATGGCTAAGCCAGACAAAACAACTACAACTTCTTCTACAACTAAATTGTGATAAACGAAAACAGCCttcaaaatacaataaatatATAACTGTGATGTTATAACTTATAGAACATTGGTTTTAGGAATAAGTTCTTGAGGGTATATTTTCAAAAAACTCACAACAAAGTTTCATAAAAACTTACACTTCGAGGATTTAATGATCATATGATCTTTCACCGCGTACACCACATTACGCTCAAAGGTTACGGCTTTCAGCAGCTGCCAAttgcagaaaaaagggaaaacttctATGCACTCGGTTCCGGAGAAGAATCTAGAACCGGTTGCACCGAAACTACTTGCCATGGTCAAGGCTACGGCGACGGTCAGGCACAACAATCGATTCGGCCAATTGGGCTGACATAATCAAATGAGCCGGAGAGCTGAGATGGGGGTTAGCTTTTCCCTTCATTAAAAAAACAGCATCTCAGCGATGCACGACAGAGGCGAAACGGAAGAGAGTGAAAACAACGCTCATCTGATCGACAGACGGCTCGATCaaccgatcatcatcatcatcatcgcgatcTCATTGGCCCGTCATTACCGTGCGCATGTGTTTCTGGTGTGTAAACACTTTAATTTGCGTGCGAGGTGCGCGCATGTGTGCGCCGTCCACTTTCAGCCATGTGCAGTGCGCAGGGACATTTAATTGATAGCGTTAACATAAGGTTACGGTTCCTAACGGGTTCACCGGGCTTCGATCAGCAACCTCCCGCGGCCCCCCAGCTGTGGCTGATGTGAAACGAAAGAGactgagcgagagagagagagcgtgtgcgaagagagagagcgactgCGATTGCCGACCCGTTCTGGCGTAGAACGGAGTGCTAGAACCGCGGCGCTGCGACGATCCTTTTACTTCGCAACGGATCCGGCGTTCCGCGTCCGCGGGATCGTATATGAGGCACCCGACGGCGATCGGTCATCAGCATTCTGTTCTCGACCGTGCtgctcggcggcggtgatTGCGAAGCGCCCCCGGTTCGCCACTTTACAATGCTGTCTCCGTATTCTCCGATCTGCGTGATAATGTTTGGCGAACGAACATCGGTGCTTCGTTTGTGTTGCTAGAAAACGGCATCCCGTACATTCCGCGTGGGTGTGAACGTGTGTAATTAGGCACGATTATCGAACGGTGTAGTGCAACGAGTAATTTAATTGCGAAACGAGATGAACGTGCTGTGAATTCAATGCTGAAAACTTGGTATTATCATATGAACTAAGAGTTTAGTGTTTGTGGAAAGTAGTTCCACCTTTGACACGGCCCCCCCATCGAGGTGGTCGCAGTTTCTTTCCCGTAGTGCCAAATCCCGtagtggtttaaaaattttaaaggTAGGTTTAGTGAGTGGAATGGATGTGCTGAGTGTTCATCATGGACTGTGttataattaaaaactcaCTAACGCGCTAGTTATTAGGCTAACGTTTTGGCGGGTGTTGTGTTATGGAAAAACAAGGCCAAACAATTGTCCTCAAAATGGACTTCGAATACTTTGAAATGACGGACGGATCTTATCGACCGTAAGCACTCTATTCTTTCTTTAGGGATACtacatgttttcttcttcaaaactGTGCTCTGAGAAGCGATAGGATTCACGAAAGCTCACAGCAGGATGCCCAGGTCCCGCGTGGTCGTTCTCAGTTCGCCGCCACAATTGCCGCTCATTTGGCTCGGtcaaagagagaaaaaaaacatcatcatgTTTGAGCCCATGTTTCGCTCTCATAAATCATGTCGCATATCGCATCCGACGCCGACAGGGAGACGTTTGAATGCCAAGCGATGTGCCAAATTGGTGTGCCGCCGAGCGCATGAGCACATTGTTCTGGTTCATTGGCACAGAATATGGCGATGTTTGCGCCCGCAAAGCGAGTGAGAAACAATTGTCACAACCGTCACCCGTTGGTCTTGGGCTGCGACACAAAGAACATCCGTCAGGCCCAGCCTTTCCACGTAAGAAACGATTACATGCCCATCGGCTTGGGCGCCGAAGAAGCTTAAACTTGAAAGTAATGACATAACCTTTGTGTACACGGGCAGGGGGACCTGGACAGGCAACAAGAGCTGCCTTCCGTTTTCCTTGCCAGATAGACGAGGCCTTCCAGCGATGCTGCTCAGAACCTTCCGAAGACGGCGTCACGAACGGCTCAGATGGGGATGATTATCATTTCAACCTGTCAAGAGagagaatgaagaaaaaaaggaacaggcTTTCGGGTTTCCGATGGGCTTGGAATGCTCACTCACCCGAAACTATGTGAACAACTCCAGAGTGTGCTGGTAGAACTTTGGAACCTCGAGCAGAATACGTCGGGAATGGGAATGATCTTCAACGTAGGTTCCCAATCGCTCCAATGATATGCAAAATTCTGTCAATGGCCCCGCAACATTTCGGCAATGTTTCAGCATCCTCCAAGAGCGGGGTCCTCAAGTAGTAACTTCGCCCCGGTATTCCGCACTCGGCGCGGCGAGCTGATGCAATCGTTGAGACATCGGGCCGCCGTTGGCATTTTAGTGCGATTTtcgtgagaaaaaaaacccggacacTTGGGCTGGAGATCACACCGATCTAATGGTACTTAAACTACCCCCCTCACTGTGTGGTCCTCTCCGCGCGCACTTCCGCCTTTTTGGCGACCGAAATCTCGACCCCCTCTCGGTCTTATGTTCGCGACCGATAAAGCAAACAAGTTCAAGGGCTGGCAGCCCCTCGCCGAGGCGTTTATGTACCCTCCGTGACGCGTACCTCGCGGTCGACCGAGAATTGTGTTTACCTCCCGGAGCAGGCCTAGAAGTAGTTGGCCCGGTCAATGATCGTAAAATGGTCGAGCGCTCAACGACAACAACCAGCAACAGGTTTTTGGAGACACACTAAAATTAGCACCGCCATACGGTGCTGGCTTCCCTCGGCGTGCGGCCTGTGGCCCTTAGCCCAAGTCCTAGGTCTAGGTCACTGggacgggcggcggcggcggcgacggaagTCGGTGGCGTCTTTCGCTGGCCAGCAATTAAGAGAGACCGTCAAAATCTGCATAGTAGTACGGGCCGGAGTCACACTTTGATTACACTCTGCCGGCGCTGTGATTAATGGGCGCGGGTTGTCGGGCGGGGCCCTAAAGGTTGTGACCGCGCCCGGCCAGCGACCGGATCATTACGAGGGTTCCGGCGGCTCCGAGGCTTATCGAAGGCGCTGATGAAGGTCAATCATGGTGATACAGTTTTGATACAAATTATCTCtaccgggaccaccgggcgGGTCACGGTTAGAAGGTGGTCATTGCACGGCGATCAGGAGGACTTTCGAGGGCGATCGGGTTTATTTAGCGATGGATCCTGCTCCAAGTGTATTTCCTTACTCTTTTATATCTTTTTACTTTGTTCCACTTTCCTAACGTTTGGCCAGTAGATGggcttttttaattttaattttaatgagaCAACATATGAACGTATGAAAGCGACAAAGCGACGAAATCATGACTAATGTTCATGGAATTCATAAAGCGAATGAGAATCAGTTATCAGTGTATCAAGTCCTCATTTTTATCGCGGTGTTCAGCCGACGGTATACAGCCAACCGGGCCGAAATTGCCGATTACAGCACATCGTATCAGATTTTACAGGCCacaagaaatgaaataatcatTCAGAAGCCTATTTCTCACGAAGCATTGGTGCCACTCGATAGTAAATATTGAATGAAGAAAGAATAAAGTACACCAAACCCGGGTGCCATccaaagaagcaaaaaacgcTTTCAATAATGATGATTTACAGATTAGATTAACGAAATTCATTTACAAACGAGAACATCGCTCCATCATCGTGCAAtcgccgatcggatcggacgttGACTTGTCACGTCGTGGACCGCGTGTTTGATGTTCAACCATCAACCCAACCCCCAGTCGTGTCGACGCCCAATTAGCACGTGTGTGTTAATGTAGTCGGCCACTCCGAGGAGCGACCGCGACTTCCGCATGACCGGACAGACGGATGCCTCAAATgggtaattttgtttttaattctAGAAAACGGAGCTTGTGGCAAGCTCCACAATATGCATAGGTGACCCAGCGTGAGCTACAATTACTCAATCTCGGACAAGCCAACGAAAATCTTCGAACCGTGACCGAACTGTTACACCCGAACCGGTACCCACAGTCCTTGACCGACGCAGGATTGTGGCCGTTTTCCCGCCAAACAATTCACCGACGCGGGCACCACGTGGAGATAAATGCAACCGTGACCATCACACCGGAGAGCCCGGAAATAGATCGGTAGCGCTTGCACTGACCGGGCAATTTGAATACAGCGCAACAGGTAATGGCAGCCTGTCGCCCCGTTTCAATGTCACCGTACCCGGGGGGGTTGCACCAAATGTCGAATTGATCGCTGATTAGAGGGTCGCTCGCGAACAAACCGCTTTCAAATACGAGCGCGCATCTCTCGGAAGCTCGTCTCATCGTCCGTCCAAGGATGGCGGAAATGCTCGGTGCAACCCGGTGGCCAAAGATGGGTTAATCAGTCGATCGAACGGCAGGCGGGCGACCGTTTAGCGACCTCGGCGCTCGGCCCGTGAACGGCAGTTGATGAGCAGTTAGCTGGCGCCTTCATGATGATGTACTGTTCATCACACGGCGTTGTCTAGTCTGTAACGGTTCCATTTGGCTGATGGGGGACAGGTCTGACCGAATGAGGGTGCCACAATTATCCTCGTATCATCTTTGATTTGCCCTACCCCAAGGCGAACTTGTCTAGTCCAGGAGGCCCAGGATTGTCTGTGAGGATCTGcgtaaaagtgaaattgattACCAGCGACGCAACGATCCGGTGATTGCATCTCATTACGCGGACCGGGATTGGCTCACTATTCCCAGGGAGCGCGAGATGAGATAATCGCAGCCCATGATTAAGACAGGATGAAAACAACCCGTAGAACTACTTATCTGAGGCATCTAGAGCCACCTGAACGGGTTCTGGCCATCAGATAAAGATTTACTTTACTGAACTTCTGACATTGGAGTAGCCGTTCGGGGCCGGAATGCTAACCGGGTGGGCACTTCAGAAAAGCTCGAGACATTCTTGAGA
The nucleotide sequence above comes from Anopheles bellator chromosome 1, idAnoBellAS_SP24_06.2, whole genome shotgun sequence. Encoded proteins:
- the LOC131215006 gene encoding uncharacterized protein LOC131215006, encoding MDKALCLLLLTTWEFCPPNAPIPQKAIIAGHDSDGSPLYVGRAIHEGDQLPGKVAANRHMAYVSYGGREYRKSAFDVLVNGNVSWVRSGFGEVPRNAILGGRTWNGEPLYIGRANYRGSLAPGKIFQRHRTLYISYGGREISIRDYEVLVEN